A genomic region of Staphylococcus roterodami contains the following coding sequences:
- a CDS encoding glycosyltransferase, translating into MNYILGTILESKITGVEKAQINRLKLFKQQGIPSKCVYVKWNPYLYTYAKQHQIENDVFTMYDYFQKTINYKKTKQMNWLQYWEKSCKYTLKFVENSNDVRIYDEEQFIMYAHFLDKQYRNLNYVNYFDHQRRKVKRELFDGRGFLSCSRILGEGQRIVLENYFTADGKIVIQKYFEDINGKNTLTKGVLYEGQHQQYFDSEEELVHYFLKQLCKNSDQLILDRPHELGNVIAELPNEIPVIVVLHSTHLTGNEVKSFYKSVFNHLKRYKAIVVSTDKQRRDIADYIENEIQVVNIPVGFVDNIPNNIDFNSKEKRHIVSVARLVENKQIKHQIEVIKRLVEKYPDIQLNIYGHGNGLAEYQQLVEKYQLLNHIKFHGFKTQVSEAIANAQLMLSTSKMEGFGLAILESLSLGTPVISYDVDYGPAELIQDGFNGYLVSEGDIDQMVEKVDLLLNDSQKMEQFSMNSIQSAQHFNMTTVGNKWRNILN; encoded by the coding sequence ATGAATTACATTTTAGGAACAATTTTAGAAAGTAAAATTACAGGTGTAGAAAAAGCTCAAATTAATAGACTAAAGTTGTTTAAACAACAAGGAATTCCTTCAAAATGTGTATATGTTAAATGGAATCCTTATTTGTATACATATGCGAAGCAACATCAAATAGAAAATGATGTATTTACAATGTATGATTATTTTCAAAAAACAATTAATTACAAAAAGACAAAACAAATGAATTGGTTGCAATATTGGGAAAAGTCATGTAAATATACATTGAAATTTGTAGAAAATTCAAATGACGTTAGAATATATGATGAAGAACAATTTATAATGTACGCACATTTTTTAGACAAACAATATCGAAACTTAAACTATGTGAATTATTTTGATCATCAAAGAAGAAAGGTTAAACGTGAATTATTTGATGGTAGAGGATTTCTTAGTTGCTCTAGAATTTTAGGCGAAGGACAACGTATAGTTCTGGAAAACTATTTTACTGCAGATGGTAAGATCGTAATCCAAAAGTATTTTGAGGATATTAATGGTAAAAACACACTTACGAAAGGTGTTTTATATGAAGGGCAGCATCAGCAATATTTTGATAGTGAAGAAGAATTAGTCCACTATTTTCTAAAACAATTATGTAAAAATAGTGATCAGCTAATATTAGATAGACCACATGAATTAGGAAATGTTATTGCAGAGTTACCTAATGAAATTCCGGTTATCGTAGTTCTTCATAGTACGCATTTAACTGGGAATGAGGTAAAAAGCTTTTACAAATCAGTATTCAATCATTTAAAACGTTATAAAGCTATTGTTGTCTCTACAGATAAACAACGTCGAGATATCGCTGATTATATTGAAAATGAAATTCAAGTTGTCAATATTCCGGTTGGTTTTGTAGATAATATACCAAACAACATCGACTTTAATAGTAAAGAAAAAAGGCATATCGTATCTGTAGCGCGTTTAGTAGAAAATAAGCAAATCAAACACCAAATTGAAGTAATTAAACGTCTAGTTGAAAAATATCCTGATATTCAATTAAATATATATGGCCATGGAAATGGTTTAGCAGAATACCAACAACTTGTAGAAAAGTATCAATTATTAAATCATATTAAATTTCACGGATTTAAGACACAAGTTAGTGAAGCAATTGCTAATGCGCAACTTATGTTGTCTACAAGTAAAATGGAAGGCTTTGGATTAGCAATTTTAGAATCTCTTTCACTAGGTACGCCAGTTATAAGCTATGATGTAGATTATGGCCCAGCAGAACTTATTCAAGATGGTTTCAACGGATATTTAGTCTCTGAAGGAGATATAGATCAGATGGTTGAAAAGGTAGACCTATTGTTGAATGACAGTCAAAAGATGGAACAATTTTCAATGAATAGTATTCAATCAGCCCAGCATTTTAATATGACAACTGTTGGTAATAAATGGCGAAATATTTTAAATTAA
- a CDS encoding glycosyltransferase encodes MNYFVGNSLGVNLTGIEKAIINRLKLFKEMGRPAQCVFLSWNRFLYRNAQNYLSDGDYINMYDFFQEAMYVDRNDPFDWLSYWTDECHYTLKPVENSNDFRIYDQDRFLMYAHFQDPKHRILDYVNHFDQHRRKVKRDFYDVRGFLSCSRILVGKQQTLCEFFYNPDGDTKIEKYYTYVNDKPEVQKIIVYYANKSYFFNNDTELGAFFITNVYRKGDVFFSDRNVYTAPIFNLTPDTIPVVAVLHSTHIKNIDELESSPFKNVYKAMFENLSRYRAIVVSTEQQKIDVSKRINNEIPVVNIPVGYSEPIDTPIQILDHRNIKLISVARYSPEKQLHQQIELIKRLVPLIPNVELHMYGFGSESTKLNELIQQYGLENHVYLRGFLSQLDQEYSDAYLSLITSNMEGFSLALLESLSHGVPVISYDIKYGPSELISSDINGYLIPKNDEDALFEKVKYVIEHPEEQQRLSVGSLTKAQQYSKASLINQWDQFIRLI; translated from the coding sequence ATGAATTATTTTGTAGGTAACAGTTTAGGTGTAAATTTAACCGGCATTGAAAAAGCAATTATTAATCGATTAAAATTATTTAAAGAAATGGGACGACCAGCGCAGTGTGTATTCCTCTCATGGAATAGATTTTTATATAGAAATGCTCAAAATTATTTATCGGATGGCGATTACATCAATATGTATGATTTCTTTCAAGAAGCTATGTATGTGGACCGTAATGATCCTTTTGATTGGTTATCCTATTGGACTGATGAATGTCATTATACTTTAAAACCCGTTGAGAATAGTAATGATTTTAGAATTTATGATCAAGATCGTTTTTTAATGTATGCACATTTTCAAGATCCAAAACATCGTATATTGGATTATGTAAATCATTTTGACCAACATAGAAGAAAGGTCAAACGTGATTTTTACGATGTGCGTGGCTTTTTAAGTTGTAGTCGAATTCTTGTCGGTAAACAACAAACACTTTGTGAATTTTTCTATAATCCAGATGGAGATACAAAAATAGAAAAATATTATACTTATGTTAATGACAAACCGGAAGTACAAAAAATCATTGTTTACTATGCGAATAAATCGTATTTCTTTAATAATGATACCGAATTAGGCGCCTTTTTTATTACAAACGTCTATCGTAAAGGTGACGTGTTTTTCAGCGATCGTAACGTTTATACTGCACCTATTTTTAATTTAACGCCTGACACAATTCCTGTCGTTGCTGTGTTACATAGTACTCACATTAAAAATATTGATGAATTAGAATCTTCACCTTTTAAAAATGTATATAAAGCAATGTTCGAAAATTTATCTCGATATCGTGCCATAGTCGTTTCTACAGAACAGCAAAAAATCGATGTTTCAAAACGGATTAATAATGAAATTCCTGTTGTTAATATACCTGTCGGCTACAGTGAGCCTATAGATACACCAATACAAATTTTAGATCACCGAAATATAAAATTAATTTCCGTTGCTCGTTATTCACCGGAAAAACAATTGCATCAACAAATTGAATTAATAAAACGCCTAGTGCCATTAATTCCAAATGTCGAACTACATATGTATGGCTTTGGTTCAGAAAGTACAAAACTAAATGAGTTAATTCAGCAATACGGATTGGAGAATCATGTCTATTTACGTGGATTTTTAAGTCAATTAGATCAAGAATATAGTGATGCGTATTTAAGTTTAATTACGAGTAATATGGAAGGATTTTCATTGGCCTTACTCGAATCTTTGTCCCACGGTGTTCCTGTAATTAGTTATGATATTAAATATGGTCCTAGTGAATTAATTTCGTCTGATATTAACGGTTATTTAATTCCTAAAAATGATGAAGATGCCCTTTTTGAAAAAGTAAAATATGTAATTGAACATCCAGAAGAGCAACAACGCCTTTCTGTTGGTAGCTTAACTAAGGCGCAACAATATAGTAAAGCATCATTGATTAATCAATGGGATCAATTTATTCGACTTATTTAA
- the folE2 gene encoding GTP cyclohydrolase FolE2, with amino-acid sequence MTEFDLSTREGRWKHFGSVDPIEGTKPTTKNEMTDLQSTHKDFLFEIEEVGIKNLVYPVLVDQYQTAGTFSFSTSLTKDEKGINMSRIIESVEKHYDNGIELEFNTLYQVLRTLQTNMKQNAAGVDVSGKWFFDRYSPTTNIKAVGNADVTYGLAIDGDQVTRKELTIEATVTTLCPCSKEISEYSAHNQRGVVTVKTYINKEQDIVDDYKNKILDAMEANASSILYPILKRPDEKRVTERAYENPRFVEDLIRLIAADLVEFDWLEGFDIECRNEESIHQHDAFAKLKYRK; translated from the coding sequence ATGACTGAATTTGATTTATCGACACGAGAAGGTCGTTGGAAACACTTTGGTTCAGTAGACCCTATCGAAGGTACGAAACCTACTACTAAAAATGAAATGACTGATTTACAAAGCACGCATAAAGATTTCTTATTTGAAATTGAAGAAGTTGGTATAAAAAACTTAGTATACCCTGTACTTGTTGACCAGTATCAAACAGCTGGTACATTTAGTTTTTCAACAAGCTTAACTAAAGATGAAAAAGGTATTAATATGAGTCGTATTATTGAAAGCGTTGAAAAGCATTATGATAATGGTATTGAACTCGAATTTAATACGTTATATCAAGTTTTACGAACTTTACAAACAAATATGAAACAAAATGCGGCTGGCGTTGATGTATCTGGAAAATGGTTCTTTGATCGCTATAGTCCAACGACTAACATTAAAGCAGTTGGTAATGCTGATGTTACTTATGGATTGGCCATTGATGGTGACCAAGTGACACGTAAAGAACTTACAATTGAGGCTACAGTTACAACATTATGCCCATGTTCAAAAGAAATCAGCGAATATTCAGCACACAACCAGCGTGGTGTTGTTACTGTTAAAACATATATTAATAAAGAACAAGACATTGTTGATGATTATAAAAACAAAATTTTAGATGCTATGGAAGCAAATGCAAGTTCAATTCTATACCCTATTTTAAAACGTCCTGATGAAAAACGAGTGACAGAGCGTGCATACGAAAACCCTCGCTTTGTTGAAGATTTGATTCGTTTAATCGCGGCTGACTTAGTTGAATTTGATTGGTTAGAAGGTTTCGATATTGAATGTCGTAATGAAGAATCAATCCATCAACATGATGCGTTTGCCAAATTAAAATACCGTAAATAG